DNA sequence from the Sediminibacillus dalangtanensis genome:
GCGAGTCTGGATGGCGCAAATTGGTTTCAGAAACTATTCAAAATAACGATTCCGTTATTGCGTCCGGTACTCCTCGTCGTATTGATGCTTGGATTTATTTATACATTCAAAGTATTTGATCTGGTGTTTGTCATGACAGGCGGCGGACCGATCAATTCGACCGAAGTGTTGTCCACCATTGCTTACCGGCTTTCGTTTAATGAGTTCCAATTCAGCCTTGGCGCCGCGGCTGCGAACATTTTGTTTTTAATCTTGCTGGTAGTCAGTGTCATCTACCTGTACATGATTAACAAGGATGAGGAGGCTTAAGCATGCAAAAGAGAAAAGAATGGATCTTGAATATATTAGGAATCCTTTTCGTATTGATCTTTTTATTTCCCGTCTATTGGATGATCATTACGGCTTTTAAGAGCCAATCCGAAATCTTTCAATCTACGCCGACGTTTTGGCCAAAAGATTTTCAGTTCACCAGTTTCATCGATATTTTCAAAGACAACGTCGGGCAGTATTTCCTGAACAGTTTTATGATCGCCGGTTTGGCTACCATTCTAGTATTGGTGCTGGCTGTGCCTTCTGCGTATGGGTTGGCAAGATTCAAAGTAAAAGGGAAGAATCCCATGATTTTGTTATTCCTCGTCACGCAAATGCTGCCGGCGACCGTCATTTTGACGCCGTTGTTCATCGTTTTTAACAACCTAAGTCTCCTAAACACGTATTGGGGGCCGGTGCTGACATGTGCCACATTAGGTGTGCCGTTTTCCGTATTGATTTTGCGGACCTTTTTCCTCGGGATTCCGAAAGAATTGGAGGAAGCGGCAAGCATCGATGGCTGCGGTCGGTTCAGAACCTTTATTCGTGTAATTGTGCCGATATCATATCCGAGTATCGTGGTATGTGCTGCTATATCTTTCTTCTTTTCCTGGGGGGATTTGATCTTCAGCATGACATTTAACCGGAACCAGGACTTATGGCCGTTGACGGCAGGGATATACAATGCGATCGGGCGTTATGGAATCGAGTGGAATGACTTGATGGCTTTTGCTACCGTATCGGTACTGCCGGTCATCGTGATCTTTGTCATCCTGCAGAAACAACTTGTGAAAGGCTTGGTCAGCGGCTCGATCAAATAGAGCAATCAATGCAGTTAGGAGTGTAGAAACAGATGAAGTTTACCAATGGATTTTGGCTTACCAGAGAAGGATATGACATCAACTTTCCCAGAATGGTCCGTGACGTGAAAATCGAGGATAAAACAGTGACCCTTTTTGCCCCTTGCAAGGAAATCAACCACCGTGGGGATACATTGAATATCCCTTCGCTGACAATCCAGTTGACTGCGCCAGTAGAAAATGTCATCCGCGTAAAAGCCTGGCACCATAAAGGAGAAGTGCACCGGGGACCCGACTTTGACATAATCCCTGAAGAAATATCCTTGAGAACAGAAACCACCCAGGAGGAGGTGCTCGTTTCCAATGGATCTCTGCAAGTGAGGATTCAACGCAATCCATTTCGTATTCAATTTTTACACGGTCAAACCATGCTGACGCATATGGAGCCGAACGGGCTTGCCTGGATCCAAGGGCCGGAAAAGGAAAGCTATATGCGCGCCCAGTTAAATCTCGGTGTCGGGGAAAGCTTGTATGGGCTGGGGGAGCGGTTTACGCCGTTTGTGAAAAATGGGCAGGTTGTCGAAACGTGGAACAAGGATGGGGGAACCAGCTCGGAGCAGTCCTACAAAAACGTCCCTTTTTACCTAAGTAACCGCGGTTATGGTGTGTTTGTCAATCACCCGGAAAAAGTCAGCTTCGAACTTGGCTCCGAAGCGGTGTCCAAAACCCAATTCAGTGTGGAAGGAGAGCTGATGGATTACTACATGATCAACGGCCCAACTACGAAAGAAGCACTGGGCCGTTACACCGAACTGACTGGAAAACCGGCACTGCCCCCAGCCTGGTCGTTCGGCTTATGGCTGACCACCTCGTTTACGACCGATTATAACGAGGAAACGGTCAATCATTTTGTAGACGGGATGGCAGAACGTGATATTCCATTAAGCGTGTTCCACTTCGACTGTTTTTGGATGAAAGAATTCGAATGGTGCAATTTTGAATGGGATCGGGATTGTTTCCCAGAACCCGGAGCCATGCTGCAGCGCTTGAAGGCAAAAGGACTTAAAATATGTGTTTGGATCAATCCGTATATCGCGGAAAAGTCTCCCTTATTCGATGAAGCGGCCGCCAATGGCTTTTTGTTGAAAAAGGAGAATGGCGATGTCTGGCAATGGGATTTATGGCAGGCGGGGATGGGGATTGTCGATTTCACCAACCCGGACGCTTGTCAATGGTATGCCGGTAAATTAAAAGCATTACTCGATATGGGAGTCGACACCTTCAAGACAGACTTCGGCGAGCGCATACCGACCGATGTGGTGTATTTTGACGGTTCGGATCCAAAGCGCATGCACAATTACTACGCGTACAAGTTCAACAAAGTGGTGTTCGACTTATTGAAACAGGAAAGAGGGGAAGGCGAGGCAGTTGTTTTTGCACGAGCAGCCACAGCCGGAGGCCAGCAGTTCCCGGTCCACTGGGGCGGTGACTGTGATGCGACGTATGAATCGATGGCAGAAAGCCTGCGCGGTGGACTTTCCCTTACCCTTTCCGGTTTCGGGTATTGGAGCCACGATATCGGCGGCTTTGAAAACACGGCGACACCGGATTTGTTTAAACGCTGGACGGCATTTGGACTGTTATCAAGCCACAGCCGCCTGCACGGCAGTAAGTCCTATCGGGTGCCATGGCTTTTTGATGAAGAAGCGGTGGAAGTGACCAGGTATTTTTCTCAGTTGAAAAACCGCCTGATGCCGTATTTGTTTGCGAAAGCAGTAGAAAATCATCAGTCTGGTGTTCCGGTGATGCGGCCGATGCTGCTGGAATTCCCCGACGACCGCAACAGTCATGTGCTCGATCAGCAATACATGCTGGGGGATTCCCTGCTTGTGGCTCCGATTTTTAATGAAGAAGGAATCGCTTCCTATTACTTACCGCATGGCAAATGGACCCATTTGCTGACGAACGAAGTAGTCGAGGGTGGTTCCTGGCACCAGGAACACTATAACTATATGAGTCTGCCGCTGTTCGTAAAGGAAAACACCATCCTGCCGATGGGAAAAACCAACGACCGTCCGGATTATGACTATTCGGAGGATGTATCCTTTGTCATTTACCAGTTGAATGATGGAGAAACGACAAGTGCTGTCGTGACCGATTCAACTGGCAGAAGCAAAGGGAAAATCGAGGCAACCCGTAAAGAGAGCCAAATAACCATCACAACAGACATGGAGTCACTTTCCTATTCCGTTGTCTTGAAAGGAATTGACTCTTTAACATCCGTTTCTTCTGGTGATTTGGAAAAACTAGCGGACGGTATGTGCATCCGCCTGAAAGATTCAAAGGAGGTGGTGCTCACTCTCTAATGAATGCTGAACGATCTTTATCTGACAAGAGCTAGACAACAAGAATAGCTGGCCACCGTTTTCAACGAATAAAAGACCCCCTCTTTTAGAAAATTGGAAACGGTGGTTTCTTTATTACTTGGCTTTCATTCTATTCATTTAGAGAAACAGAATGTTCTCCCAGATAGAAGGAGGTGGTCCGAGAATAAAACATATAAATGAAAGCGATTTCTAGTAGGTTTGTCTATTAATCCAGAAGAGGAGGCTTTATATGAATTGGAAGAAATGCTGGAAAGTCGGTCTTAGTCTATTGCTTATCCTGGTGGTTGTTGTGCAAGGATTTTCCGCAGATAAAACGGACACCGTTCATGCGGCAAATCCAGTCTATGAATATCCTTTTCACAATCCTAACCTGTCATTGGAAGAAAGGGTGGACGACCTACTAACCAAGTTGACATTGGATGAAAAAGTTTCTTTGCTGCACCAATACCAACCCGCCATCCCAAGGTTAGGAATAAAATCGTTCCGAACGGGTACAGAAGCGCTGCACGGGGTATCCTGGCTTGGCGAAGCGACAGTATTCCCCCAGGCAACTGGTTTGGCCAATACATGGGACAAATCATTAATAGAGGAAGTTGGATCTGCGGTTGGCGATGAAGTCCGTGCCTTTCACAAAAAGTATCCGGAAGATGTAGGCTTATCGGTTTGGGCGCCTGTTGTCGACTTACAGCGTGATCCGAGAGCCGGAAGAAATGAAGAAGGGTACGGGGAGGATCCGTATCTAGCTGGACAAATATCAACTGCCTATTCCAATGGACTGAAAGGCTCGGATTCGTTTTATGTGAAAACCATTCCGACCTTAAAACATTTTCTTGGTTATAACAATGAGGAAAACCGGGGAGCGAGTTCTTCCAGTCTGGATCCGAGAAATTTATATGAATACCAGATGAAGTCGTTTGAATATGCGATTGAATCAGGGGCAGCATTGTCCATGATGCCTGCTTATAACGCGATTAATGGAAAGCCGGCCAACTTAAGCCCCCTAATTAATGATGTTGTAAAAGACGAATGGGCAGATGATTTCTTTGTCGTAAGTGATGCAGGAGATATCTCTGGTCTGGTCAATGATCATCAGTATGTCGACACGTATGCAGAAGCGGCGGCTTTGTCGATAAAGGCGGGTGTAGACAGTTTTACCGACCAGGATGACAATTCGGAGATTGTCACAGGATGGATTCATGATGCATTAGATCAAGGCCTGTTGGCCGAATCCGATATCGACAAAGCTGTCCGAAATATTTTGACGGTGCGGTTCCGGACAGGCGAATTTGACGGTCCTGAGCTTGATCCATACGCATCCATCGATGAAGATGTAATCAACAGTGAAGCACATCAACAGCTGGCATTGGAAACCGCCCGCGAACAATTGGTGCTGTTGAAAAATGACCAGCAAGCACTCCCGCTGAACAAGGATGGGGGAGAAAAAGTCGCCGTGATCGGTCCGTTGGCCGACCAGGTTTTTAATGATTTTTACAGCGGTACGCTCCCTTACACCGTATCGACCCTTGACGGGGTAAAAGAAAAAGTCGGGAACGACCGAGTAAACTTTTCGCGCGGGATTGATCAAATTGCGCTTCAATCGAAGGCAACTGGCCAATACGTAACCGCATCACCTAATGGAGATGTGAACCTGGCAGCAAATGCGGACGAGATTGGCAAAAATGAAACCTTTTCCCTGTATGATTTCGGATGGGATCAATATTTGCTCCGTTCCCATGCAAATGATAAATATGTGGCCAATAAAAATGGTTCTCCCGATGTCGTGAATAATGAAACATCGCCGGGACGACAGGAAAAACGGCCAGGAACACAGGACTGGTTCACCTATCAAAATTATAACTATGAAAAACAGGAAGATGGAAGCTTCGCGCTTTACAACTACCAGACAGGTCACTGGGATACCGGGCTTGAAGGCGGCAGGTATGTCACAGTTGGAGAAGAAGCACCCCATGCATTGACAGCAGCCAAGCAATCCGTGACAGGAGATACGGAAAAGTTTGAGCAAACGGTCGTGGTGGATGGTGAAACAGAGGCACAACATGCGGCGGAGGATGCCGAAGCGGCGATTGTCGTAGTCGGGGATCAGCCGATGTTGAATGCCCGTGAAACGATCGACCGTGAAGACATTATCCTCCCGCCGTCCCAAAAAGAATTAATTGAAAAAGTGGCTGCGGTGAACGAAAATACGATCGTTGTACTGGTTTCCAGTTATCCGATGGCGATGCCGGAAATTGAAAACAATCCAAATGTAAAAGCTATCCTTTACTCTGCGCATGGCGGACAGGAAGAAGGAAGTGCGATAGCGGATGCGCTGTATGGCGATTACGCACCTGCCGGCAGGTTGAACCAGACTTGGTATGAAAGCGTAGACCAGCTTCCGGATATTATGGAGTACGATATTATCAAAGGAGAAAGAACATATCAATATTTTGAAGGGGAACCACTTTACTCATTTGGGCATGGTCTTACGTATACAGACTTCGAGTATAGTAACTTGCGTCTGAGCTCCCATCACATCAAAGATGATGGCGACGTTACCATTCGGGCCGATATTACAAACACGGGATCAATTGCAAGCGATGAAGTTGCTCAGTTATATGTACATGACAAAAAGGCGAGCGTTAAACGGCCAATAGAAGAGCTGAAAGGTTTTGAACGCATTCACCTGGAACCGGGGGAGACAAAAACCGTCACATTTACATTGCCAGCCAGCGAATTGGCATTCTGGGATGTATCTCAGGATAAATATGTCGTGGAATCCGGTACCTTCGATATCATGGTCGGCAGATCTTCCGCAAACATCCAATTGACAGAAACCTTGAAAGTTGATGGGGAAAAGATCGCGCCGAGAGATTTGACTGAGGTAACTAATGCGGAAAACTACGATGACTACAGCGGCGTCAAGATTGTTGAGGAATCAAAATCAGGATATGAAGCTGTCGGTGAAATAGATAACGGAGATTGGATTGCCTTTCAAAATGTTAAGTTTTCTAAAGGAATTTCCCAGTTGGAGGTGCGTGTTGCAAGCAAGAAAGCCGGCGGTACCATTGAACTGCGTCTCGATGATCCGGAGAGCGGAAAGCTGGCAGGTACAATCGTTATGCCTAAAACCGGTGGATTGCAGAATTGGGAAACGATCACAACAGATGTGAGGAAATTGGCTGGAAAACATGATGTTTATCTAACCTTTAACGGGAATTTCCGTCTTGATACGCTCCAGTTGAAATAAGCTTATGAGAAAGCCTGATCTGTTTAAAGATCAGGCTTTTTCAAGGTCTTTCATTTTAATTTGCTTTAGAACCTGTTTCAACAGATGGGAATTTTTTCAAAGCCGAACTTTCCTTTTTGCCATGCATGAAATAGTAAATCGCCGTCGTCACTATCACCAACAATCCCATCATAATATACAGGTTGCGGTAGCCGGATAACGGGATGATCAAACCAAGTACATACGGTCCGAAACCGAGCCCTGCATCGAGGGCGATATAGTAGGTGGAAGTCGCTAATCCGATCCGGTGTGTCGGTGTTACTTTTACTGCGATGGCTTGGGTCGTCGATTGCATGTTACCAAAGCCAAGACCGATCAGAACACCGGCCAGTAGCAAAATAAAACTGTTACCTGCTGTGCTTAACAGAAGCAATCCTGCTGCAAATAAAGCAAACGTCGGGTACATCACCCAGTTGGCACCTTTCACGTCCATCAAACGACCGGTGAAAGGACGGGATACGAGGATAGCCACAGCATAGACAACAAAAAACAGGCTGGCTACTTGCACCAGATCGATTTCAATCGCATAGAAATTGATGAAGGACAGCACGCTGGAATAGCCAAGTGATAACAACAGCACAACCAGTGCGATCGGCAAGGCTTTTGGCTCGATGAAATGCGACAGTTTGAAGCCTGTTTTTTCTGCTGCTTTCTCCGGTTTTTTCACTACCGGCACACGGACAAACAGGGCGATCAGGAAGCTGATGACGCCCAGCGCCAGGCAAAAAACGAATATCGTTTGGAAGCTCGTATGTTCGCTCATATACAGCCCGATGAAAGGCCCGATTGCCGTTGCCAGGGTGATACTCATGCTGTAAAAACCGATTCCTTCGCCTTTTCGCTCTTCCGGAATGACTTCCGCGACAATCGTGCCGGTAGCGGTACTCGCCATTCCCAAGGCAACCCCGTGCAATAAGCGCGTAATAAGCAGAAAGGTAATGCCGGTATTAATAAAATACAAGGCAGAGGTCAAAATAAAAAAGATCAGGCCTGCATACAACATCCTTTTGTTGCCTATTTTGGTGATCATTCTTCCTAAAAACAGCCGGCCGATTAGCGTTCCGATGATAAATACGCCAGTCACAAGCCCTGCCTGGCTTTCCGAAACGCCAAACTGTTCGACCGCATAAACGGCCATGGTCACCAACAATAAATAAAAGACTAGATATAAGAAAAAGTTTGCTGAAGATACAATGGTAAAATCTTTCGTCCATAATTTTGCTTTTGAGTTCACGATTTTTTCTCCTTACTTTATTATGTTATTTCGTATTTGTTCCATAATACGAATTGTCTCCTGCTGTTCTTCTTCGGAAATGCCGTCTAGAATCTCCTGTTCGAATTGATCAATGGTGCCCCGGACTTCCTCGTAAACAGTGGTACCGAGCTCTGTTAGCTGCATGGGCTTTTCGCGTTTATCCTTGCCGGCCACCTGTTCCACATATCCGGATTCCTCCAAGCGTGCGATTGTCCTGGTCACCGTAGGTTTCTCGACGCCTTGATAGTGGGAAATCTCGACAGCAGTTGAAGCGCCGTGATTATATAAGTAGTACAAAATCGTCCACTGGGAGCGATGCAGCTGATGTTTGCTGAGCTGCACGTTCAAATGATTTTCAAAAGGGCGGTACAATAAAATCAGTTGATGAAAAAACTTTTGGGCAGATTTTATGGGAAACACCTCTCTCCAAATGGTTATCAAGGGTAATGATTACTAAGAGTAACTATATAAGGTTACCAAATATCACAAGTGCTGTCCAGTGGCTGAAGGAGGACGGGGAGCGAGATGTCAGCCATAGAGGAAAGAAAAAAAGTAAGAAGAATCTGATCATTCTTCTCCTATGCGAACCATGCTAATTGATTTTCCTTGTTTCTTCGGGTAATTCTGTGAACATCAGCCCGCCCATGCTAATAATAAGCTTATCCATTGCCTGATTCCGTATTGTGAAAAGGGCTTTATCATTATAGCCAATTTCCATGGCGGATTTATTAATCGACCAATTGTTAAAATAACGGTATTTTATGAATTCCTTTTCAACGGGGGACAACTCCGCAACAGCCCGCTCTATCGATTCCATTAAAACTTCCACTTCCGCTAATTCATTCTCCAATTTTTTAAAGCTGTCAGTGGGGTAATCCATTTTTGTGCTTTCCGTACTTCTTTGTGTGGGCAACAGACGCTCTATCTGTTCTTTTATGTTAATGGCCGCCACCTTATAATTGTTGTAGTTCTTCAGGTGTTTTTCGATGATTTTGATTAGTTTTTTTCTTTCTTGTTTGTCTAAATTAATGAAAAACATATAAAATCCCCTTTCTTTCATCCAGTTTTTGGTGTATATAAATTAGAGAAGCGATTTGTTTAATTTTGTAAACTACTTTTCGGATTTTTTACGTTACTTCTGGAAATGATGAAATAAATTGTTATGGGTTAAACGAAATGAGAAGTGACCCAAACGGAAGCCCTTCAATCCCTTTCTCCATCTAAATGGTAATTTAAGTAATTCTGCTTATAGCTTTCTTACCTACTTAATTGTTAAACTAAAGATATAGTAAAAATCGACCTATTCTGCATGTAATAGAAAATTCACGACTTGCGAATAGATAGAATGCCTTGGTTTATTAGACTAAGGGACATAGAACGGGAGGAAAAATACATAATGAAGAAAATGAAGTTCTTTTTTGGAGTTATGATGGCGGCACTATTGCTGATTTCACTAGGAGCTTGTTCCAAAGCAAATGACGAAACGTCTTCAACCACTGATACATCAACGAAGGAAGAAACTGTGGACTCCTCCAGCTCAACCGATAAGGACTCAGGTGATTCGGAAAGCAACAAACAAGAAGAAGCTGGAGACGAACCGGGAAACGAGGATGAAAAAGAGCAGAACACTTCAGAAGCTGATCATGAGTCAGACACTGAAACAGCAGATGAACAAACGAATACAAATACGGATGGGTCTGATGGGAAAAAAGAAGACCTTGATGTGGAAGAGTACTTAAATGAAAATTATGCGATCAAAAACACGCATTATGAAACAGAAACCTGGGAAAATGAAGACACCGGAGAAACAGAATGTATGGTCAAAATACTTCCCGATACCAAGGAAAGTGACGAAGAGATCACTGGTGCCCTTAAAAATGGAGAGAACAATGAAAGAATTGACACGATGATGAATCTGGCAGAAAAGATAATGGATGATTTGACCGAAAAAAATAACAACATTCATGTCGATTCTGTTAATTATGTATCTTACGATGGAGACTATGGTTTGACTTTAATCCAAGATTATAGATGAAGAATGAGAAACAAGGACAAGATGCGCTATGTTCTTGTTTCTTTTTCATGATAGCAGAGAGATAGTCGGCGAAATTCATCAATTCATCTTTTGTTTTTTGAGTATCAAAATTCGGACCAATTGTGGGTAGTTCGAGGATTTTTTTGCGATTTTTTCAGGATAAATTTGTTAGTTTATTGCGATTTTTTCCATTAATTCCCCATGTAAGATGGATTTGTAAAAGCTTTTACAAAACTATTTTACAAGGAGTGTTATGGAATATGGTAAGTATCACCAGACAGATTTCGCAATACAATTTTTCCAGTCGTAATGGGAGCACGGTAGATTATATTGTCGTTCACGATGTGGGAATACCAGGCCAGACAGCCAAAAATAATGCAGATTACTTTGGGGGCGGTGACAGACAATCATCGGCACACTACTTTGTCGACAGAACATCTATTTATCAAGTAGTAGAAGAAACAAATAGTGCGTGGCATTGCGGAGATGGAAATGGTGTGTACGGAATTA
Encoded proteins:
- a CDS encoding glycoside hydrolase family 3 protein; amino-acid sequence: MNWKKCWKVGLSLLLILVVVVQGFSADKTDTVHAANPVYEYPFHNPNLSLEERVDDLLTKLTLDEKVSLLHQYQPAIPRLGIKSFRTGTEALHGVSWLGEATVFPQATGLANTWDKSLIEEVGSAVGDEVRAFHKKYPEDVGLSVWAPVVDLQRDPRAGRNEEGYGEDPYLAGQISTAYSNGLKGSDSFYVKTIPTLKHFLGYNNEENRGASSSSLDPRNLYEYQMKSFEYAIESGAALSMMPAYNAINGKPANLSPLINDVVKDEWADDFFVVSDAGDISGLVNDHQYVDTYAEAAALSIKAGVDSFTDQDDNSEIVTGWIHDALDQGLLAESDIDKAVRNILTVRFRTGEFDGPELDPYASIDEDVINSEAHQQLALETAREQLVLLKNDQQALPLNKDGGEKVAVIGPLADQVFNDFYSGTLPYTVSTLDGVKEKVGNDRVNFSRGIDQIALQSKATGQYVTASPNGDVNLAANADEIGKNETFSLYDFGWDQYLLRSHANDKYVANKNGSPDVVNNETSPGRQEKRPGTQDWFTYQNYNYEKQEDGSFALYNYQTGHWDTGLEGGRYVTVGEEAPHALTAAKQSVTGDTEKFEQTVVVDGETEAQHAAEDAEAAIVVVGDQPMLNARETIDREDIILPPSQKELIEKVAAVNENTIVVLVSSYPMAMPEIENNPNVKAILYSAHGGQEEGSAIADALYGDYAPAGRLNQTWYESVDQLPDIMEYDIIKGERTYQYFEGEPLYSFGHGLTYTDFEYSNLRLSSHHIKDDGDVTIRADITNTGSIASDEVAQLYVHDKKASVKRPIEELKGFERIHLEPGETKTVTFTLPASELAFWDVSQDKYVVESGTFDIMVGRSSANIQLTETLKVDGEKIAPRDLTEVTNAENYDDYSGVKIVEESKSGYEAVGEIDNGDWIAFQNVKFSKGISQLEVRVASKKAGGTIELRLDDPESGKLAGTIVMPKTGGLQNWETITTDVRKLAGKHDVYLTFNGNFRLDTLQLK
- a CDS encoding MarR family winged helix-turn-helix transcriptional regulator, with the translated sequence MFPIKSAQKFFHQLILLYRPFENHLNVQLSKHQLHRSQWTILYYLYNHGASTAVEISHYQGVEKPTVTRTIARLEESGYVEQVAGKDKREKPMQLTELGTTVYEEVRGTIDQFEQEILDGISEEEQQETIRIMEQIRNNIIK
- a CDS encoding transcriptional regulator, with amino-acid sequence MFFINLDKQERKKLIKIIEKHLKNYNNYKVAAINIKEQIERLLPTQRSTESTKMDYPTDSFKKLENELAEVEVLMESIERAVAELSPVEKEFIKYRYFNNWSINKSAMEIGYNDKALFTIRNQAMDKLIISMGGLMFTELPEETRKIN
- a CDS encoding MFS transporter, whose protein sequence is MVNSKAKLWTKDFTIVSSANFFLYLVFYLLLVTMAVYAVEQFGVSESQAGLVTGVFIIGTLIGRLFLGRMITKIGNKRMLYAGLIFFILTSALYFINTGITFLLITRLLHGVALGMASTATGTIVAEVIPEERKGEGIGFYSMSITLATAIGPFIGLYMSEHTSFQTIFVFCLALGVISFLIALFVRVPVVKKPEKAAEKTGFKLSHFIEPKALPIALVVLLLSLGYSSVLSFINFYAIEIDLVQVASLFFVVYAVAILVSRPFTGRLMDVKGANWVMYPTFALFAAGLLLLSTAGNSFILLLAGVLIGLGFGNMQSTTQAIAVKVTPTHRIGLATSTYYIALDAGLGFGPYVLGLIIPLSGYRNLYIMMGLLVIVTTAIYYFMHGKKESSALKKFPSVETGSKAN
- the yicI gene encoding alpha-xylosidase codes for the protein MKFTNGFWLTREGYDINFPRMVRDVKIEDKTVTLFAPCKEINHRGDTLNIPSLTIQLTAPVENVIRVKAWHHKGEVHRGPDFDIIPEEISLRTETTQEEVLVSNGSLQVRIQRNPFRIQFLHGQTMLTHMEPNGLAWIQGPEKESYMRAQLNLGVGESLYGLGERFTPFVKNGQVVETWNKDGGTSSEQSYKNVPFYLSNRGYGVFVNHPEKVSFELGSEAVSKTQFSVEGELMDYYMINGPTTKEALGRYTELTGKPALPPAWSFGLWLTTSFTTDYNEETVNHFVDGMAERDIPLSVFHFDCFWMKEFEWCNFEWDRDCFPEPGAMLQRLKAKGLKICVWINPYIAEKSPLFDEAAANGFLLKKENGDVWQWDLWQAGMGIVDFTNPDACQWYAGKLKALLDMGVDTFKTDFGERIPTDVVYFDGSDPKRMHNYYAYKFNKVVFDLLKQERGEGEAVVFARAATAGGQQFPVHWGGDCDATYESMAESLRGGLSLTLSGFGYWSHDIGGFENTATPDLFKRWTAFGLLSSHSRLHGSKSYRVPWLFDEEAVEVTRYFSQLKNRLMPYLFAKAVENHQSGVPVMRPMLLEFPDDRNSHVLDQQYMLGDSLLVAPIFNEEGIASYYLPHGKWTHLLTNEVVEGGSWHQEHYNYMSLPLFVKENTILPMGKTNDRPDYDYSEDVSFVIYQLNDGETTSAVVTDSTGRSKGKIEATRKESQITITTDMESLSYSVVLKGIDSLTSVSSGDLEKLADGMCIRLKDSKEVVLTL
- a CDS encoding carbohydrate ABC transporter permease — encoded protein: MQKRKEWILNILGILFVLIFLFPVYWMIITAFKSQSEIFQSTPTFWPKDFQFTSFIDIFKDNVGQYFLNSFMIAGLATILVLVLAVPSAYGLARFKVKGKNPMILLFLVTQMLPATVILTPLFIVFNNLSLLNTYWGPVLTCATLGVPFSVLILRTFFLGIPKELEEAASIDGCGRFRTFIRVIVPISYPSIVVCAAISFFFSWGDLIFSMTFNRNQDLWPLTAGIYNAIGRYGIEWNDLMAFATVSVLPVIVIFVILQKQLVKGLVSGSIK